One segment of Methylotuvimicrobium sp. KM2 DNA contains the following:
- the moaC gene encoding cyclic pyranopterin monophosphate synthase MoaC, whose translation MTQLTHFNQSGEAHMVDVGNKDITERVAIAEGYIEMNPTTLALIEQGTHKKGDVLGIARIAGIMASKKTADLVPLCHPLPISHVEVNLEIENDTSRVYCRTTVKTRGQTGVEMEALTATQVSLLTVYDMCKAVDRGMTIQGVRLLKKSGGKSGDWLRP comes from the coding sequence ATGACCCAATTGACCCATTTTAACCAATCCGGTGAAGCCCACATGGTAGATGTCGGCAATAAGGATATAACAGAAAGAGTCGCTATCGCCGAGGGCTATATTGAAATGAACCCGACTACGCTAGCACTCATCGAGCAAGGGACGCATAAAAAAGGCGATGTACTGGGTATTGCTAGGATCGCGGGCATCATGGCCAGCAAAAAGACTGCCGACCTTGTTCCATTATGCCATCCGTTGCCTATTTCGCACGTCGAAGTCAACCTTGAAATCGAAAATGACACAAGTCGAGTCTATTGCCGAACCACCGTCAAAACCCGAGGACAAACCGGGGTCGAAATGGAAGCATTGACCGCCACTCAAGTTTCGCTACTGACTGTTTACGACATGTGCAAAGCGGTGGACCGGGGCATGACCATTCAAGGCGTACGCCTACTCAAAAAATCCGGCGGCAAGTCAGGCGATTGGCTACGCCCTTGA
- a CDS encoding isocitrate lyase/PEP mutase family protein, with the protein MNAAEKLRLLLARPGIIVMPGCHDALSAKLCEKAGFSTAFMSGFAVSADRLGLPDTGLISYAELLDQGRNICNAVSIPIWGDGDTGFGNALNIKRTVQGYALAGFACIMLEDQIAPKRCGHTRGKSVVGRDEAAMRIQAAVDARNEGADILIMARTDARATHDLDEAILRANLFHEIGADINFLEAPESEQEMRRYCAEVPGHKVANLIENGKTPLLPHEQLEAMGYKIAVYPLTLLNASIVAMQNALTGLKTGQNTPKTLSFKELTETVGFEDYYREEKRYRF; encoded by the coding sequence ATGAACGCCGCCGAAAAATTACGCCTGTTACTCGCCCGCCCCGGAATTATCGTGATGCCGGGCTGTCATGATGCATTATCTGCAAAACTATGCGAAAAAGCCGGCTTCAGCACGGCTTTTATGAGCGGTTTTGCGGTTTCGGCCGACCGCCTCGGCCTGCCGGATACAGGCCTGATTTCTTATGCCGAATTGCTCGATCAGGGGCGTAATATTTGCAATGCCGTGTCGATTCCTATCTGGGGCGACGGCGATACCGGTTTCGGAAACGCGCTCAACATCAAGAGAACCGTACAAGGTTATGCTCTAGCCGGTTTTGCCTGCATCATGCTGGAAGATCAAATCGCTCCCAAACGCTGCGGACATACCCGAGGCAAATCGGTTGTCGGACGCGACGAAGCCGCAATGCGGATACAAGCGGCCGTCGACGCCCGCAACGAAGGCGCCGACATATTGATCATGGCTCGAACCGACGCCAGAGCCACTCATGATTTGGACGAAGCGATCCTGCGCGCGAATCTGTTTCACGAAATCGGCGCCGATATCAATTTCCTGGAAGCTCCGGAAAGCGAACAAGAAATGCGCCGTTATTGTGCCGAAGTACCGGGACACAAAGTCGCTAATTTGATCGAAAACGGAAAAACACCGCTACTGCCTCACGAGCAACTCGAAGCGATGGGTTATAAAATTGCCGTTTATCCATTGACACTGCTCAATGCTTCAATTGTCGCGATGCAAAACGCGCTAACGGGGTTGAAAACCGGCCAAAACACACCAAAAACACTCAGTTTCAAGGAATTGACCGAAACCGTCGGATTCGAGGACTACTATCGGGAAGAAAAACGTTATCGTTTTTAG
- a CDS encoding CYTH domain-containing protein, with the protein MAIEIEHKFLLLNDDWRKLVTKSTKYKQGYLASEKNTSIRVRISDKEAWLNIKSATIGNFRHEYEYEIPYQDAEEIINNLCRKPLIEKTRHLIPIGPHIWEIDEFEGENRGLIVAEIELQETDQSFNKPEWIGQEVTHDLRYYNNNLSSTPFSKWG; encoded by the coding sequence ATGGCAATCGAAATAGAACACAAATTTTTATTACTTAATGACGACTGGCGAAAATTGGTCACCAAGTCCACAAAGTACAAACAAGGTTATTTAGCTTCGGAAAAAAACACTTCAATTCGCGTAAGAATCAGTGATAAAGAAGCGTGGCTCAACATTAAAAGCGCCACAATAGGCAATTTTCGCCATGAATACGAATACGAAATTCCTTATCAAGATGCAGAGGAAATAATCAACAATCTCTGCAGAAAACCACTCATTGAAAAAACCCGTCACTTGATACCGATAGGCCCGCATATCTGGGAAATCGATGAGTTTGAAGGAGAAAACAGAGGGCTCATTGTCGCCGAGATTGAGCTACAAGAAACCGATCAATCCTTCAATAAACCGGAATGGATAGGACAAGAAGTCACTCATGATTTGCGCTATTACAACAACAATTTATCATCGACCCCATTTTCAAAATGGGGTTAA
- a CDS encoding acetolactate synthase 3 large subunit — MELNGAQILVQSLKDEGVEYIFGYPGGAVLHIYDAIFQQDDVKHILVRHEQGATHAADAYARATGKTGVVLVTSGPGATNAVTGIATAYMDSIPMVVISGQVPSPVIGSDAFQEVDMVGISRPCVKHNFLVKDVTKLAETIKKAFYVASTGRPGPVVVDVPKDITDPSIKVPYKYPRKVTMRSYNPAVEGHKGQIKKAVELLLSAQRPMIYSGGGVILGEASRELIELTRALGYPITNTLMGLGAYPATDKQFIGMLGMHGTYEANMGMHESDVILAVGARFDDRVTGKLAEFCPYAKIIHIDVDPASISKTVKVDIPIVGQVKPVLTQMIEQIKESKKQPSKKALAAWWEQIDKWRSVQCLEYDRESPLIKPQYVIEQLYEVTKGDAYITSDVGQHQMYAAQYYHFDKPRRWINSGGLGTMGFGLPAAIGVKLAFPEADVACVTGEASIQMCIQELSTALQYKTPVKIINLNNRYMGMVRQWQEFSYQSRYSHSYMDTLPDFVKLAEAYGHVGMLVENKADLRSALEEAFAMKDRTVFMDIITDRTENVYPMIESGKAHHDMKLRVAPGTPTDRELA, encoded by the coding sequence GTGGAGCTAAACGGCGCACAAATTTTAGTTCAAAGTCTCAAAGACGAAGGAGTGGAGTATATATTCGGCTATCCGGGCGGAGCAGTGCTGCATATTTACGACGCTATTTTTCAACAAGACGACGTCAAGCATATACTAGTGCGCCATGAACAAGGCGCCACTCATGCCGCTGATGCCTATGCGCGAGCGACCGGAAAAACGGGAGTCGTTTTGGTGACTTCCGGTCCGGGGGCTACAAATGCGGTAACAGGTATTGCAACCGCTTATATGGACTCAATTCCAATGGTGGTGATTTCAGGGCAGGTGCCGTCGCCTGTTATCGGTAGCGATGCGTTTCAAGAAGTCGACATGGTGGGAATTAGTCGTCCATGCGTCAAGCACAATTTTTTGGTCAAAGACGTCACTAAGCTGGCCGAAACCATTAAAAAAGCCTTTTATGTCGCATCGACAGGGCGCCCCGGTCCTGTTGTCGTCGATGTGCCGAAAGATATTACCGATCCCAGTATTAAAGTTCCGTATAAGTATCCACGCAAAGTGACTATGCGTTCTTACAATCCGGCCGTCGAAGGGCACAAAGGCCAGATCAAGAAAGCCGTCGAATTGCTCTTGTCCGCTCAGCGTCCGATGATTTATTCGGGTGGGGGGGTGATCCTCGGTGAAGCAAGTCGGGAATTGATCGAATTGACTCGAGCACTGGGTTATCCGATTACTAATACGCTAATGGGTTTAGGCGCCTATCCCGCCACCGATAAGCAATTCATCGGAATGTTGGGTATGCATGGCACCTACGAGGCGAATATGGGCATGCATGAGAGCGATGTGATTCTTGCCGTCGGCGCACGTTTCGATGACCGGGTTACCGGTAAATTGGCTGAATTTTGTCCTTACGCCAAAATTATTCATATCGACGTTGATCCGGCATCGATATCGAAAACCGTCAAAGTCGATATACCGATCGTTGGGCAAGTCAAACCCGTTCTGACTCAAATGATCGAGCAGATCAAAGAGAGCAAAAAGCAGCCATCCAAAAAAGCCTTGGCGGCATGGTGGGAGCAAATCGATAAATGGCGTTCGGTGCAATGCTTGGAATATGATCGTGAAAGTCCGTTGATCAAGCCGCAGTATGTTATCGAGCAGCTTTACGAAGTAACGAAAGGCGATGCTTACATTACTTCGGATGTTGGTCAGCATCAGATGTATGCAGCCCAGTACTATCATTTCGATAAGCCTCGTCGCTGGATCAATTCGGGTGGATTGGGTACGATGGGTTTCGGTTTACCGGCTGCGATCGGCGTTAAATTGGCGTTTCCGGAGGCGGATGTCGCTTGCGTGACTGGTGAAGCCAGTATTCAAATGTGCATACAAGAGCTGTCGACTGCGCTGCAATATAAAACGCCGGTTAAAATCATTAACTTGAATAATCGCTACATGGGTATGGTGCGGCAATGGCAGGAGTTTTCTTATCAAAGCCGTTATTCGCATTCGTACATGGATACCTTGCCCGACTTCGTCAAACTAGCCGAGGCTTATGGTCATGTCGGCATGCTGGTCGAAAACAAAGCCGATTTGCGCTCCGCTCTGGAAGAGGCGTTCGCGATGAAAGATAGAACCGTATTCATGGACATCATTACCGATCGTACCGAAAACGTTTATCCGATGATCGAATCGGGTAAGGCCCATCATGACATGAAATTGCGAGTCGCCCCAGGAACACCGACGGACAGGGAGTTGGCATAA
- a CDS encoding 2-isopropylmalate synthase: protein MKDKLIIFDTTLRDGEQSPGASMTRDEKVRIAKALERMKVDVIEAGFPAASPGDFEAVEAVAKAVKTSTVCGLARALEKDIDKAGMALKAAESSRIHTFIATSPIHMQMKLQMQPEQVIELAVKAVKRALQYTDNVEFSPEDAGRSEEDFLCRILEAVIDAGATTLNIPDTVGYSVPHQFGATIGNLIQRIPNSDKAIFSVHCHNDLGLAVANSLAAVMNGARQVECTINGLGERAGNAALEEVVMAVRTRQDVFPCDTTLDTTEIMTCSRLISTITGFPVQPNKAIVGANAFAHESGIHQDGVLKSRETYEIMRAEDVGWAANRMVLGKHSGRNAFKTRMTELGFEFTSEEELNEAFFRFKQLADKKHEIFDEDLQALISEVSISGEDEYIKLIALSVCSETGEVPTARVTLRIDNQEMTGSSSGSGAVDASLKAIESLVNTHALLELYSVNNITNGTDSQGEVTIRLDKAGRIVNGLGADTDIVIASAKAYINAVNKLHAPNQRRHPQKGDV from the coding sequence ATGAAAGACAAATTAATTATTTTTGATACGACTTTGCGCGATGGCGAGCAGAGTCCGGGTGCGTCGATGACGCGCGATGAAAAAGTTCGAATTGCAAAAGCGCTGGAAAGAATGAAGGTCGATGTGATCGAAGCGGGGTTTCCTGCCGCGAGTCCGGGCGACTTCGAAGCGGTCGAAGCGGTTGCGAAAGCGGTCAAAACCAGCACTGTTTGCGGTTTAGCTCGGGCATTAGAAAAAGACATCGATAAAGCGGGTATGGCTCTGAAAGCCGCCGAAAGCTCGCGCATTCATACCTTTATCGCAACCTCCCCGATCCATATGCAAATGAAATTGCAGATGCAACCGGAACAAGTGATCGAGTTGGCCGTCAAAGCCGTCAAACGCGCACTGCAATATACCGATAACGTCGAATTTTCGCCCGAGGATGCGGGGCGCTCCGAAGAAGATTTTTTGTGCCGGATACTGGAGGCGGTCATCGATGCCGGCGCGACTACGCTGAATATCCCCGATACGGTCGGATACAGTGTTCCGCATCAATTCGGCGCGACAATCGGTAACTTGATTCAACGAATACCGAATTCCGATAAGGCGATTTTCTCGGTGCATTGTCACAACGATTTGGGGTTGGCGGTTGCCAATTCTTTAGCGGCGGTGATGAACGGCGCACGCCAGGTCGAATGCACGATCAACGGACTCGGCGAACGTGCCGGCAATGCCGCGCTGGAAGAAGTCGTGATGGCGGTAAGAACGCGTCAAGATGTTTTTCCATGCGACACGACACTCGATACGACAGAAATCATGACTTGTTCGCGCTTAATCTCGACGATCACCGGTTTTCCGGTGCAACCGAACAAAGCGATCGTCGGCGCGAATGCCTTCGCGCATGAATCCGGCATTCATCAGGACGGCGTGCTGAAAAGTCGTGAAACTTATGAAATCATGCGCGCCGAAGATGTCGGTTGGGCCGCTAACCGGATGGTGTTGGGTAAACATTCCGGTCGCAATGCCTTCAAAACTCGTATGACAGAACTCGGTTTCGAGTTCACCTCGGAAGAAGAATTAAACGAAGCTTTTTTCCGTTTCAAACAACTGGCCGACAAAAAACACGAGATCTTCGATGAAGATTTGCAAGCCTTGATTTCCGAAGTCAGCATTAGCGGCGAGGATGAATACATCAAATTGATTGCGTTGAGCGTTTGCTCCGAAACCGGAGAAGTGCCGACGGCGCGGGTTACTTTACGCATCGATAATCAAGAAATGACCGGCAGCTCCTCCGGCAGCGGTGCGGTCGATGCCAGTTTGAAGGCGATTGAAAGTCTGGTCAATACGCACGCCCTTTTGGAATTGTATTCAGTCAACAATATTACCAACGGTACCGATTCGCAAGGCGAAGTCACGATTCGTCTCGACAAGGCAGGGCGAATCGTCAACGGCTTGGGCGCCGATACCGATATTGTGATTGCCTCCGCAAAAGCCTATATCAATGCTGTCAATAAATTGCATGCGCCTAACCAGCGTCGGCATCCGCAAAAAGGCGATGTTTAA
- the ilvC gene encoding ketol-acid reductoisomerase yields MQVYYDKDADLSIIKSKKVAIIGYGSQGHAHANNLKDSGVDVVVGLRAGSPSVAKAEASGLTVKSVPEAVSSADVVMILTPDEFQAQLYKAEIEPNLKQGAALAFAHGFSILYNQIVPRADLDVIMIAPKAPGHTVRSEFVRGGGIPDLIAIQQDASGTAKSICLSYASAIGGGRSGIIETTFRDETETDLFGEQAVLCGGAVELVKAGFETLVEAGYEPEMAYFECLHELKLIVDLMYEGGIANMNYSISNNAEYGEYVTGPKVINEESRYAMREALENIQKGEYAKRFIMEGMTGYPEMTARRRLNAEHPIEIVGEKLRSMMPWISANKIVDKSKN; encoded by the coding sequence ATGCAAGTTTATTACGATAAAGACGCCGATCTTTCGATCATCAAAAGTAAAAAAGTAGCAATCATCGGCTACGGTTCTCAAGGTCATGCGCATGCCAACAATTTAAAAGACTCGGGCGTCGATGTCGTTGTCGGTCTGCGCGCGGGTTCTCCTTCGGTAGCCAAGGCCGAAGCTTCAGGCTTGACGGTTAAATCGGTTCCTGAAGCAGTGTCGAGCGCCGATGTCGTGATGATCCTGACGCCGGATGAATTCCAAGCGCAATTATACAAAGCGGAAATCGAACCGAATCTGAAACAAGGCGCGGCATTGGCATTTGCGCACGGCTTTTCGATTTTGTATAACCAAATCGTGCCGCGTGCCGACCTCGATGTGATTATGATTGCTCCGAAAGCTCCGGGCCATACTGTGCGTTCCGAATTTGTCCGCGGCGGCGGTATTCCCGATTTAATCGCGATTCAGCAGGATGCCTCCGGTACCGCAAAGAGTATTTGTTTATCCTATGCATCGGCTATCGGCGGCGGTCGTTCCGGCATCATTGAAACTACCTTCCGTGATGAAACCGAAACCGATTTGTTCGGCGAGCAAGCCGTCTTGTGCGGTGGTGCGGTTGAGTTAGTCAAGGCAGGGTTCGAGACACTGGTTGAAGCCGGATACGAGCCGGAAATGGCATACTTCGAGTGTTTGCACGAATTGAAATTGATCGTCGACCTGATGTACGAAGGTGGCATCGCGAACATGAACTATTCGATTTCTAACAACGCCGAATACGGCGAGTATGTGACCGGTCCTAAAGTCATCAACGAAGAAAGCCGTTACGCCATGCGCGAGGCGTTGGAAAACATTCAAAAAGGCGAATACGCGAAAAGATTCATCATGGAAGGCATGACCGGTTATCCGGAAATGACGGCAAGACGTCGCCTAAATGCCGAGCATCCGATCGAAATCGTCGGTGAAAAACTTCGCAGCATGATGCCATGGATTAGCGCCAACAAAATCGTCGACAAGTCGAAAAACTAA
- the pssA gene encoding CDP-diacylglycerol--serine O-phosphatidyltransferase — MTPEKSSTPRRRGIYLLPNLFTTGALFAGFYAITSAMGGRYETAAVAIFAAMILDGLDGRVARLTNTQSKFGVEYDSLSDMISFGAAPALVMYLWAFSSLGKLGLFAAFVHMAGGALRLARFNAQVETDDKRYFQGLPSPAAAAILAGFIWISIEYDYDIDTLKYAALVLTIATGLLMVSNFRYFSFKGIDWKGKVPFVVAIAVMLGVAFVMAQPQTMLFLLALGYAISGPVFTLVMRRRRLHRKT; from the coding sequence ATGACGCCTGAAAAATCTTCCACGCCCCGCCGCCGCGGTATTTATTTATTACCCAATCTGTTTACGACCGGGGCGTTGTTTGCCGGTTTTTATGCGATTACATCGGCGATGGGCGGGCGATACGAAACCGCGGCCGTGGCGATTTTTGCCGCCATGATTTTGGATGGGCTCGACGGGCGCGTAGCGCGTTTGACAAATACGCAAAGCAAATTCGGTGTCGAATACGATAGCTTATCCGATATGATCTCGTTCGGTGCGGCTCCGGCCTTGGTAATGTACCTCTGGGCGTTTTCCAGCTTGGGTAAGCTAGGCCTGTTTGCGGCATTCGTGCACATGGCCGGCGGCGCGTTGAGATTGGCACGTTTCAATGCGCAAGTCGAAACCGACGACAAACGCTATTTCCAAGGTTTGCCGAGTCCCGCCGCCGCGGCGATATTGGCCGGCTTTATCTGGATTTCGATCGAGTACGATTACGATATCGATACGCTAAAATATGCCGCCTTAGTTTTGACGATCGCAACCGGCTTACTGATGGTTAGTAATTTTCGTTATTTCAGTTTCAAAGGGATAGATTGGAAGGGTAAGGTGCCGTTCGTCGTCGCGATTGCAGTGATGTTGGGAGTTGCGTTTGTGATGGCACAGCCGCAAACCATGTTGTTTTTGTTGGCTTTAGGGTATGCGATTTCCGGACCGGTTTTTACCTTGGTCATGCGTCGCCGCAGACTTCATAGAAAGACTTAA
- the moaD gene encoding molybdopterin converting factor subunit 1, giving the protein MSVKVRYFASLKDSVGRTEDLVEVNGIVTVAEIWAMANANRPMPDNILAAVNMEYVDIAHSVQSGDEVAFFPPVTGG; this is encoded by the coding sequence ATGTCAGTTAAAGTTCGTTATTTTGCTAGTTTAAAGGACAGTGTCGGCCGCACTGAAGATCTGGTTGAGGTGAACGGTATAGTGACGGTGGCGGAAATTTGGGCGATGGCCAATGCTAACCGGCCGATGCCGGACAATATATTGGCTGCGGTAAACATGGAATATGTCGATATTGCGCATTCGGTTCAAAGCGGCGATGAAGTGGCTTTTTTTCCGCCGGTTACGGGAGGCTGA
- a CDS encoding molybdenum cofactor biosynthesis protein MoaE: MIKISADLFDPWHEVVVYQDSAKHWAGKFGATNVFVGTMRDFNDGDSVSAMVLEHYPGMTEKQLDDIVAQAIRDWHLLDALVVHRVGEIKPNEPIVLVAVWASHRGDAFDAGRQIMEALKNKAPFWKKERLQNGGERWVEHNTDGYLRSPKNDMSKF; encoded by the coding sequence ATGATCAAAATTAGTGCCGACTTATTCGACCCGTGGCATGAGGTCGTAGTGTATCAAGATTCGGCGAAGCATTGGGCCGGTAAGTTTGGAGCAACTAATGTATTCGTCGGGACGATGCGGGATTTTAACGATGGCGATTCGGTATCCGCTATGGTTCTAGAGCATTATCCCGGGATGACCGAAAAGCAATTGGATGATATCGTGGCGCAAGCAATACGTGATTGGCATTTGCTGGATGCTTTGGTCGTGCATCGAGTTGGCGAGATTAAACCGAATGAACCGATTGTGTTAGTCGCGGTTTGGGCTTCGCATCGAGGTGATGCTTTCGACGCGGGGCGTCAGATCATGGAGGCGCTGAAAAATAAGGCGCCGTTCTGGAAAAAAGAGCGACTGCAAAATGGCGGCGAACGCTGGGTTGAGCACAATACCGATGGTTATTTGCGCTCTCCAAAAAACGATATGTCAAAGTTTTAG
- a CDS encoding DUF2797 domain-containing protein: MQAELGESVSYRLALGKDGIDLNQFIGRPVTLRFTGKIACVHCGRDTKKSFSQGYCYPCFVSLAQCDMCILKPEKCHYHQGTCREPEWGETFCFQPHYVYLANASGIKVGITRQTQIPTRWIDQGAIQALPIMKVASRYVSGLVEVAIGRYVSDKTSWQQMLKNNTAPADLCAKRDELLSLCREELADISARFGDSAIEYLPNAESVDIAYPVQRYPAKVKSFNFDKQAEVRGVLEGIKGQYLLFDTGVINVRKFSGYQIEFWVD, encoded by the coding sequence ATGCAAGCGGAGTTAGGCGAGTCGGTTAGTTATCGGTTGGCTTTAGGCAAGGATGGCATAGATCTGAATCAGTTTATCGGTCGCCCGGTAACCTTGCGCTTTACCGGTAAGATTGCTTGCGTTCATTGCGGGAGGGACACCAAAAAAAGTTTTAGCCAAGGTTATTGTTATCCTTGTTTCGTGTCGCTCGCGCAATGCGATATGTGTATTTTAAAGCCGGAAAAATGTCACTATCATCAAGGTACCTGCCGCGAACCGGAGTGGGGTGAAACATTTTGTTTTCAGCCGCATTATGTTTATCTGGCCAATGCTTCCGGTATTAAAGTCGGAATTACACGGCAAACGCAGATTCCGACACGGTGGATCGATCAAGGCGCTATACAGGCATTGCCTATCATGAAAGTGGCTTCACGCTATGTGTCAGGATTGGTTGAAGTGGCAATTGGTCGATATGTCAGCGATAAAACCAGTTGGCAGCAAATGCTCAAAAACAATACAGCGCCGGCTGATTTATGTGCTAAGCGCGATGAGCTTTTATCATTATGTCGGGAGGAGTTGGCTGATATTAGCGCGCGCTTCGGCGATAGTGCGATCGAATATCTGCCGAATGCCGAGTCGGTCGATATCGCTTATCCCGTTCAACGTTATCCGGCCAAGGTCAAATCCTTTAATTTCGATAAGCAAGCCGAAGTCAGAGGGGTTTTAGAAGGGATAAAAGGTCAATATTTGTTATTCGATACCGGCGTGATCAATGTAAGAAAATTTTCGGGTTATCAGATCGAATTTTGGGTAGACTAA
- the sodB gene encoding superoxide dismutase [Fe], producing the protein MAYELPALPYAKDALAPHISEETLEFHYGKHHQTYVTNLNNLVPGTEFDGLPLEEIVVKSSGGIFNNAAQIWNHTFYWNSLSPNGGGEPTGDLANAINRTFGSFDEFKAAFTKCAVTTFGSGWAWLVKNKDGSLALVSTSNAGCPLTEGQTPLLTCDVWEHAYYIDYRNARPAYLEAFWALVNWDFASANYTA; encoded by the coding sequence ATGGCTTACGAACTTCCTGCATTACCTTATGCAAAAGATGCGCTGGCGCCTCATATTTCGGAGGAGACCTTAGAGTTTCATTATGGGAAGCATCATCAAACCTATGTAACAAACCTCAATAATTTGGTTCCCGGTACCGAATTTGACGGATTGCCTCTCGAGGAAATTGTGGTTAAATCTTCTGGCGGTATTTTCAATAATGCGGCGCAAATCTGGAATCACACTTTTTATTGGAATAGCTTGAGCCCGAATGGCGGAGGCGAACCGACCGGCGATCTGGCAAATGCGATCAACAGAACTTTTGGTTCGTTTGACGAATTTAAAGCGGCTTTTACCAAATGTGCGGTTACCACCTTCGGATCGGGATGGGCATGGTTGGTAAAAAATAAAGACGGTTCTTTGGCCTTGGTGAGTACCAGTAATGCTGGCTGCCCATTGACCGAAGGTCAGACACCTTTGCTAACTTGCGATGTATGGGAGCATGCTTACTACATCGATTACCGCAATGCACGCCCAGCATACTTGGAGGCATTTTGGGCGCTAGTCAATTGGGATTTTGCGTCGGCAAATTACACGGCGTAA
- a CDS encoding uracil-DNA glycosylase: MHLTMLDTETRLHYLKAIGIDVWVSRHAPASDRINSDVSDLASTQTAVSTLLGDVQKTATPVVPELPLVPEVEAQPILLDSKPTWEDLQSEVAACRQCALCESRTQTVFGSGSASSGWMVIGEAPGESEDRQGEPFVGRAGQLLTEMLRAIGLKRDDVFITNILKCRPPNNRDPLMVEVEACSDYLHRQIAWLKPKIILAVGRVSAQNLLKTDKNIGQLRGTVHSLDGIPLIVVYHPAYLLRSPLEKRKAWQDLQLAIATFDEIKG, from the coding sequence ATGCACCTAACAATGTTGGATACTGAGACTCGACTTCATTACCTAAAAGCGATCGGGATCGATGTCTGGGTTTCCCGCCACGCGCCGGCTAGTGATCGAATAAACTCCGATGTAAGTGATTTGGCGTCGACGCAAACAGCCGTATCCACTTTACTCGGTGATGTTCAAAAAACAGCGACACCGGTTGTACCTGAGCTCCCCCTTGTTCCTGAAGTCGAAGCGCAGCCGATACTGTTAGATTCCAAACCAACGTGGGAGGATTTACAAAGTGAAGTGGCGGCATGTCGACAATGCGCATTATGCGAAAGCCGGACGCAAACCGTGTTCGGCAGCGGTTCGGCAAGTTCGGGGTGGATGGTCATCGGCGAAGCGCCGGGCGAAAGCGAGGATCGTCAAGGTGAACCGTTTGTCGGAAGGGCCGGTCAATTGCTAACCGAAATGCTAAGAGCCATTGGCTTAAAGCGCGATGACGTTTTTATCACCAATATTCTAAAATGCAGGCCGCCGAATAACCGTGATCCTTTAATGGTCGAAGTCGAAGCATGTAGCGACTATTTGCATCGACAAATCGCTTGGCTCAAGCCGAAAATTATTCTGGCGGTCGGGCGCGTTTCCGCACAAAATCTACTCAAAACCGACAAGAACATAGGCCAGCTCAGAGGGACGGTACATTCATTGGACGGCATTCCGCTAATTGTGGTATACCATCCCGCTTATTTGTTAAGGTCGCCGCTAGAAAAGCGCAAAGCCTGGCAGGATCTACAATTGGCCATAGCTACATTTGACGAGATTAAAGGTTGA
- the ilvN gene encoding acetolactate synthase small subunit has translation MRHIISILIENEAGALSRVAGLFSARGYNIESLTVAPTEDSSLSRMTLVTRGNDDIIEQITKQLNKLVDVVKLIDLAESAHIERELMMVKVKTSEATRAEIKRIADIFRGRIIDVTPTTFVIEMTGTSDKLDAFVKSIDETAIIEVVRSGATGICRGEKGLHL, from the coding sequence ATGAGGCATATAATTTCCATTTTAATTGAAAATGAAGCCGGCGCATTATCGAGAGTCGCCGGGCTTTTTTCGGCGCGTGGCTACAATATCGAATCATTGACCGTTGCGCCGACCGAAGACTCGAGTCTGTCGCGCATGACTCTGGTCACGCGAGGCAATGATGATATCATCGAGCAAATCACTAAGCAGCTCAATAAGTTGGTCGATGTCGTGAAACTAATCGATTTGGCGGAATCGGCGCATATCGAACGCGAATTGATGATGGTTAAGGTCAAAACCAGCGAAGCTACGCGCGCCGAAATTAAACGTATCGCCGATATTTTTCGCGGTCGAATAATCGATGTAACACCGACGACTTTCGTGATCGAAATGACCGGAACATCGGATAAGCTGGATGCATTCGTCAAGTCGATCGATGAAACGGCTATCATCGAAGTAGTCCGATCGGGCGCTACCGGAATATGCCGGGGCGAAAAAGGGCTGCATCTCTAG